One Apostichopus japonicus isolate 1M-3 chromosome 7, ASM3797524v1, whole genome shotgun sequence genomic region harbors:
- the LOC139970264 gene encoding uncharacterized protein, producing MAQPQPQFQQISPSGQNQQQYHNSSLKGSTGRVITGGAIIVMGVFEIIWAIVLLAVPLDFYVCDMDNIGWGIWGGVFAIVTGCFGIASIRHKSMVIVYMILAIIASVIAGGGLINSATAARCDGSLKKYDHYYVYGDGNVHQLNTHLVFNILLAVTFAIQSLAAIIGAIFTVVAICPGSINQPQQMITYQPTQVPYQPFNSQAPYPAVITTDGQETPYTSNIQGVPPTYNYAANNQHVVNAN from the exons ATGGCTCAACCTCAaccacaatttcagcaaatttcACCATCGGGCCAGAATCAACAGCAGTATCATAACTCATCACTGAAAGGATCGACAGGACGAGTCATTACCGGAGGTGCCATTATTGTGATGGGGGTTTTCGAAATAATCTGGGCCATTGTTCTCTTAGCGGTACCACTGGATTTTTACGTTTGTGATATGGACAATATTGGTTGGGGAATCTGGGGTGGCGTG TTTGCCATTGTCACAGGATGTTTTGGAATAGCAAGCATACGACACAAGTCAATG GTCATTGTTTACATGATTCTGGCCATCATTGCGTCAGTCATTGCTGGTGGCGGCCTAATCAATTCAGCAACTGCGGCAAGGTGCGACGGTTCATTGAAGAAATACGAC CACTACTACGTCTACGGTGATGGCAACGTGCATCAGCTAAACACTCATCTGGTGTTTAACATCTTATTGGCTGTAACCTTTGCCATCCAATCACTGGCTGCCATCATCGGAGCAATCTTCACCGTTGTTGCAATTTGTCCTGGAAGTATCAATCAGCCTCAGCAAATG ATTACATACCAACCCACCCAGGTGCCATATCAGCCATTCAATTCCCAGGCCCCGTACCCTGCAGTGATCACAACCGATGGTCAGGAAACACCATATACTTCAAACATCCAAGGTGTACCACCAACTTACAACTATGCAGCGAACAATCAACATGTCGTTAATGCGAATTAA
- the LOC139970261 gene encoding uncharacterized protein, whose translation MPHFCCAGGCTNSSDKQDLSFHSLPLRDKKRLNLWITKMKRDPKFFRVNKHAKICSSHFTEDDFIEPLASKKRLKRTAVPSKFIWTEPGRESTERQVLGKLQVWHENKDEETDTASEGECDVLDPQRPSSVSRNIQTDYNFEELDLPCQHSFSVSHLLSKSTTEKKEEKFFTHFTGFNSNAQFKETLRFLVPNLDRNNLVYYDTKEARSKLINAESLFEDEELNEGISLTVESTKRPGKKILIEDEFLMVMMKLRMGLSNLNLAERFNLSESTVSVKLITWFNYLYVILGSLKIWPGRNIILSNSPQEFVQKYPNTVVIIDATELQIEVPSSLQKQSETYSSYKSHTTLKCLLGVDPKGGIIFVSQLYEGSISDKEVVKRSGFLSVLKQKLEMGELHKGDAVMADKGFDIENELKAMGLNLNIPTFWRAKGSFSEEDVIRTQTIAMHRIHVERAIGKVRRFHLFNSVIPVTMFLLFLFSFDNPC comes from the coding sequence ATGCCTCATTTTTGCTGTGCTGGTGGTTGTACAAACTCATCCGACAAACAAGATCTGTCTTTTCATAGTTTACCTTTACGAGACAagaaaagattaaatttgtGGATCACAAAAATGAAACGAGATCCCAAATTTTTCAGAGTTAATAAACATGCAAAAATATGTTCAAGCCATTTTACTGAAGATGACTTCATCGAGCCACTTGCAAGCAAGAAGAGATTGAAGAGAACTGCTGTACCTTCAAAATTTATTTGGACAGAGCCAGGGAGGGAAAGTACAGAAAGACAAGTGTTAGGAAAATTACAGGTATGGCATGAAAATAAAGACGAAGAAACAGACACTGCTTCTGAAGGAGAGTGTGATGTACTTGACCCCCAGAGACCATCCTCTGTGTCAAGAAATATCCAGACTGATTACAATTTTGAGGAATTAGACTTGCCTTGCCAACACAGTTTCTCTGTATCTCATTTGCTGTCTAAAAGCACAACAGAAAAAAAGGAGGAGAAATTCTTTACTCATTTTACTGGATTTAATTCAAATGCACAGTTTAAGGAAACACTTAGATTTTTAGTCCCAAATTTAGATAGAAATAATTTAGTTTACTATGACACCAAAGAGGCAAGAAGTAAATTAATAAATGCAGAATCACTCTTTGAAGATGAAGAATTAAATGAAGGGATATCTCTCACAGTGGAATCAACAAAACGTCCAGGGAAAAAAATCTTGATTGAAGATGAGTTCTTGATGGTTATGATGAAATTGCGAATGGGACTCAGCAATTTGAACTTGGCTGAAAGATTCAATTTGTCAGAAAGTACTGTATCAGTAAAGCTGATAACTTGGTTTAATTACTTGTATGTTATTCTTGGGTCATTAAAGATATGGCCCGGTCGCAATATAATTTTAAGTAATTCACCCCAAGAATTTGTCCAGAAGTACCCTAATACAGTTGTAATCATAGATGCAACCGAATTACAAATTGAAGTGCCAAGTTCACTCCAAAAGCAAAGTGAAACTTACAGTTCTTACAAAAGTCACAccacattaaaatgtttacttggTGTTGATCCTAAAGGgggtataatttttgtttccCAGCTATATGAGGGGTCCATAAGCGACAAAGAAGTTGTAAAAAGATCTGGTTTCTTATCAGTTCTTAAACAAAAACTAGAAATGGGGGAACTACACAAAGGAGATGCAGTTATGGCAGACAAAGGTTttgatattgaaaatgaattGAAAGCAATGGGGTTAAATCTCAATATCCCCACCTTTTGGAGAGCAAAGGGAAGTTTCTCAGAAGAAGATGTAATTAGGACACAGACAATTGCCATGCACAGAATTCATGTTGAAAGGGCTATTGGGAAGGTTAGGCGGTTCCACTTGTTTAATTCAGTAATACCAGTGAcaatgtttcttttgtttttgttttcttttgacaaTCCATGTTGA